The genomic DNA ATGCATAACAGGGTAATTGCAAGTCAAAATTAGGTTCATGTAGATAGGAAATGATATCAATTcgaaacatgcttcaatcttacaatttcaagttcaatcaacaagcatcaaagaactaataacaagggccttgatcctatcctattgaatccaacatACTAACAAGGTtagaatcatcatcaacccctatgctaagtgcaacaaccctatataaatgacactagactcaatcctaatatgcaagtgccaactacatgaacactctgtttttgtggaaattttcaaaattgtttttcaaatttttatcctGTTATGATGCAGACTCAAAGaagatatgatgcaaaaatttgaaataagaatcacaaaaaacaacatcagatacatcatctgaaaccctcccccaaacttaaattacacagtctcctgtgtaagaaaaatttgcaggaggatttaagaatcacaacagaaacaatgcaggaatgaaatggtatataaaagggaaggtaggagtacctcaatagtagaagaaggagtcggagctcgcccaaggagttggTGCGTGATACTGGCTCTGtcctcagctggttggtcgacgcttgcgtgttctgatacatgttcggctgctcgtcacactgcatgACATCGACTCTTGACTCACCATGGTCCGATACCAACACAACAACTTccgtaggctgataatcaccttgaTGTTCGATCGGttgctcaacctcaacctcatgcTCATCTCGAGCTGCAGAACGACGCGCAGATCAACGACTAGAAGACGCTCTAGAACCTCGCGAACCGCATCTCTGTCTCTCCCTAGACTCGTGTGACGAGTGGCGAGAAGGAGCGGGTGAGGGTTGACGCTCCCGAagcacatatgaagattgactTGCTGGGGAGGGAACTGGAGAGAGTGTTCTCTGACAAATTGGCTCGAGTGTCATGGAGGCGCGTCCCGGCATGGGTCTGGTGTCCTCGGGGATTGACCTAGGGACGGCGGTAGTGGAAGTCGAGCAGTTAAACTTACGCATGAAGTTTTTCATTGTCTTGGTGAAGCTGCTGAACGCCTTGTCTCTAGTTTTCCCCCATCGCTGAAGCTTGTTGAGGCGTTCATGAGCTGCTCTGACTCCCTTAGCCATTCTCGGGTCTGAGTACTCTTCAAAGTGAAACTGCTCTGGGCGGTACTCAACTTCGTCCTCCTCCATTGGGTCTGCTCTTGCTTCTGCAATCTCTACTCGCTGCAGCTCATCCCCAGATTCGTACAGAGTGTCCGTGGGAGGTATGAACTCTACATGTTCACCCCTCAAGATAGTAGTCAGTTTGACGCAAGGCAGGAGTAATCTCGAGGGACCGACCTCCggatgcacaaacttgtaaATCAACCGTCCCTGCCTCAAACCCCGCTCTAGAGTGCGCAACAGCCGCAGGTTGTTCGCGTCGATCCAGCGTGGTGAGTGTGGCTCGGATAGTAATGGAACGCCAGCTgcctcaagaaaccaagtcgCTTCGCCGCCCATACACATCACTCCgggagagttgttgttgttgagtctCGAGACCCAAGTCTTGTTTGACATCCTGTAGTTGAAGAGGTAGAGCAAGACGGAAGTGTTGGACGTGTCACCTTGCAGCTCGGTTCCATCCATTGCCGTGAATGAGAGTCCCTTGAGTGCTGGATCAATCATCTCGAGCTCGCCGTTCGTGATGtatcccttaatctccttggcGTAGAATGCATTGGCCACTgccttctggaagtaacgcaACACTGGGCTTCTTAGGTTCATCTCTTTCGTTTTCGATGAAGTGAATGTAGGCGTGCTTTCATTCGTCGCCCAGAAAGCTGATATTTCGTTCCTGTCAAAATGCGGCGTAGTCCCCGTTCCGCCGGGAAATCCACAGATCTCTTCGATGATTCTGAAAGTAAGGGTGTAGAACTGATCATGTACACGGAATGTAATGTACCCAGCCCTCCATCAGACATCATGCCTGACTCATCCGCGTATAAGTGCATCTCCAAAGTAGAGAGGAACTGGATAGTCTCCTCTTTGTATCCATTCTTAGGGGTGTTCATGAGTCGCTCCAAATGGAATCGCCTATATAGGTACTGAACATCCTCCCCAATCCCTAATAGCTCCATCGTCTCAGGATGCAGATATCTCGTTCCACTAAATTCACACTGTTGGAACAGCTTGTAATACTCCTTGGGAGTCAACTTCGTTTTGGTAGATCTCCGTCTTACAGATTTCCTGGGAGCTTGTTATGAGCGCAACTCATGTTCCTCCTGTTCGTAATCACTGCCTTCCTCTCTTGAGTTAGAAGTTTGTGTCGGTCTCTTCCCGCGACTTTTGCTCTTAGTGAGCGGATTGGCAGGTCTGCTTGATCTCACACTCTCTCACGGCAAGCAGCGGGATCACACCGCTCGATTGAGGGCTCGAGTAAGGGCTCGATTGACGAGTTCGGAAGTGCGAGGTGAGACGGCGGTGATGAACGGAGAGACGAATGGCAGTGTTGAAGCGAGCGTGATGCTGCGGTGGTGGTCGAGTGAGAGGATGTTGGCTCGAGGGACGCAGCTTCGCCGGTCGAGTCGTCGGTTGGGACTGTGAGGACGGCGGTGGTTGAACTCTATGGGTGCAGACGCAATGCCTTTGCTTTTCGTGAGGATGTcttgaaaattaaacaaagatataGAGGGTGAGGTGTTGGTGTGAAGGGTTGTTTAAATGAGAGAGAATTGTGTTTGGTTGGTGGAAGTAAAGAGTGAGGAGAGTGTTGATTAAATAATAGGGATGGTGAAGATGTCGTGCAAGTGggggaagaaagagagagtgaaagTGGGGAGATGTGGGAAGATAGGACACAAAGGTGATGTGTCTGGTCAGAGGGAGCAAGGAGGGGAGAGGGTGAGGTGATGGGAGAGATATCACGTGGGAGTAGGGtgaaaaaacaataatgaaGATTCCCTCTcctatatttctttttattcccACTTAAAACCAACACACTCTGACTCAttctattaatttctttttatcgTCTATCTCTTCTGTAGAAACCACCATACTCAGTTTTTACTCTGAACTCACTCTTTTAACtgcattttttttctgttgcttagactcccttctgtagattcctgaacacaagaaaaccaaaaacaaaaattaaaaacacaaggatcctaaaaaaaaatatttacagtgatacctttgggacttcctcccaagtgagcttgtttaaagtccctagcttgacttttcagctttttaGGCTTTTGGGGGTTCATAGAGGAGCACAGAAGACCCCTCTGGGCGGACttgatcagctaaatatttcttgactctctgaccatttatagtgaactcactaccatccttgttcagaagagttATGGCTCCGAATGGCAGAACTTCCTTAACGTCAAAAGGTCGAGACCACTTAGACTTAAgttttccaggaaataacttaagtttggagttgaaaagcaaaacctGATCTCCAGCCTTGAGCTCCTTAACAgcaattttcttatcatgaaaattcttggttctttctttatagatctttgagctctcataggcatcaagtctgatttcttccaactcatgtagATCAAGAGTCCTCTTAGCCTGAGCTGTATCAATATCTAAGTTCAGCAAATTGATAGCCCAAAGcgccttgtactcaacctcTACAGGGAAATGACATGTTTTACCATATACCAACTGAAATGGTGTTCTGCCTATTAGCGTCTTGAATGCTGTTCTGTACGCCCAGAGAGTCTCATCCAActtgacagaccaatctttcttcgaaacTCTAACAATCCTTGATAGGATACCCTTGATCTGCTTATTCGAGACTTCAACTtgtccgctggtctgagggtgatacACAGTAGACACCTTGTActtgaccccatactttctcagcatactctcaaacaccttgttgaTGAAGTGAGTTCCATCATCACTGATcagcagtgttcaagaaagcggtctaggcggccgcctaggcgcTGTCTAGGCGCTCTGCAGACGCCTAGACGACCGCTTAGATCCCCTCAAAtcacataatattattttagtatatatattttatttttaactgcatatatttaaaattttaagtattatattcatatacatatttataaatgttcatatattattaatctaaattaaataaatgtatttgttCTAAgtttagtttataatttattattatttatttcttctaacatatattcttacataattttatatataatatcatatatataatgtttcatATTGTAAACGTCCAAACCGCCTAAAAACGCTTAAACCCCGActaggcgttctaggcgctaggcgctaggttaccgcctagcgctttcttgaacattgctgatcaccgctctgggtatcccataccttggaaaaattatacttttgaacagcttcagaacaaccttgtgatcattggtatgactggcaatggcttcgacccacttagatacataatcaactgccactagaatatagacattaccatttgatggagtgttgaaaggtcccatgaagtctataccccaaacatcaaatatccCCACTTCTAGGATCGGATTCTGGGGCATCtcgttcctccttgtgatgttgcccatcctctgacaagcatcacacttggtgatgaaactgtgagcgtccttgaacaaggttggccaccagagacctgcttgaagaaccttctgagctgtcttgaatgtggcgaagtATCTCCCTGCACTTCCCCTATGCATCTCCTGAACATACCGTCAGAACCTCTTTTGTACAGGTAGggctcatcccagaagtagtggttaacctccctgaaaaactttttcttcctgtagggatccatgtcatcaggaatTTCTCCACAAACCTTGTAATTCATGACATCTACATACCATGGTGCTGTCTCAGAAGTGATCGCCATGCATATGATTCTGAGGTTCTCAACCCGTGAgtcatgcatctgctcacaaGTCTGGGCGACAAGAAGTTGTTCTTCAGGCATCGAATCATCTATGAGAAcagcatcttcaatcctcattcttgacaaatGATCTGTTACTCCgttttctatgcctttcttgtcaactatctccatgtcaaactcctgaagaagcagaatccatctcaacagtcttggcttggtatccttcttcgagtatatgtgtctcagagcagcatgatcggtatacacaatgaccttcgaacccacaagaTAAATCCTAAATTTTTCGAATGCAcacacaactgctaggagttccttctctgtggttGCATACCTTCCTTGGGTCTCGTCTAAGGTGCGACTTGAGTAGTAGATGACATGgagcttcttgtcaatacgctgtcccagaactgctccaactgcgaagtctgaagtatcacacataatctcaaacggatgatcccaattcggaGCTTGTACTATGGGTGCCGAAACCAaggcctccttgatcttgctgaaagcttccaagcatgctgcatcaaattcgaactcaatctccttgcacagcaaccttgtcaaaggtcttgcaatttttgagaagtccttaATGAACCTCttgtaaaacccagcatgtcccagaaagcttctgatgtccttcactggcttaggcggttgaagctgaaccatgacctcaatcttagctttgtcaacctcaattcctttctcagaaatcttgtgtcccagaacgatcccttcttcaaccatgaagtggcacttttcccagttcagcaccaggttcgtctcctcacatcgcgtcaataccctgctcagatttaacaaacaggaggagaaagtggaaccgtatacagagaaatcgtccataaacacttccactaaCTCCTTaatcaaatccgagaaaatcgatgtcatgcacctttgaaaggtagcAGGAGCATTacacaaaccaaatggcatacgtctgtaggcaaaagtgccataaggacaagtaaatgttgtcttttcctgatcatttgggtggatagggatttggaagaatccactatacccatcaaggaaacagtagtagGGATGACTGGCTAATCTCTCCAATATTTGATCAATGAAGGgcagaggaaaatgatccttcCTAGAAACggcattcaacttcctataatcaatgcacatcctatgtcctgtgatggttctagttgggattaactcatttttttcatttttgatcaCAGTTATGCCTCCCTTcttaggtacacagtgcactggagatacccaagtactatcatagataggatagataactccagcatcaagcagTTTTAAGATTTCTTTCTTCACTACTTCCTTCAGGTTAGGATTCAATCtcctttggggttcaatactagtataagactcattttcaagattgatcctatgtgtgcaaagactaggtgagattcccttgatatcatctaaaaaATAACCTATGGCTCTTCTATACTTCTTAAGCTCAGTTACAAGCAAATTccattcatcatcactcaacctagcattcactatgacaggataagtagaattggttcccataaaaacgtacctgagtccggaagggagagttttgagttctacctttggagctttcgGTTCCGACCAGTCGTCAGCATGAGAGTCTGGAGTGATCACAGTCGAGTGGGAGGGGTGCGGCTCGATCGAGCGGGACATCGGTGTCTCGAGTCGGGTCTTGACGTTGGTCGAGTCGGAGATATcacgttctgaactctctgtctcaactgcacATACCTCCTCTGTGTTAGATAGCTACTCGAATTCCTCTGGTCCATCCGTTTCTCTTTGGGATtctagcagattcttgtaacaagtggtctcctcatgcaggaacccttcttctccatccttggttAGAGCAGTTTTGAGATTATCCTCCTTAGCTagttcctccaacaactcatcagccaacttatccatctcttcaatgtagaagacttgtcctcctattgtcggcttcttcaaagtatccttgatgtcaaacttcatgatgaagtcgtcgcccagattaagatcaatcttgccatttctgacatcaatgatggctccaacagtcgccaggaacggtcttcctaagatcagcggatcttttgattcttcatccatctccaggaccacaaagtcgg from Camelina sativa cultivar DH55 chromosome 7, Cs, whole genome shotgun sequence includes the following:
- the LOC109125460 gene encoding uncharacterized protein LOC109125460 is translated as MALKKEVVIEKKEVRAIQQEVVIEEKEEERGPALEQYAPYPLYKGMLLDISKQKAQNQNRRAQEEIGTAIVPTKLEDPEKLGHTEFKPSNLYISLADGSHKDVVGKLESLLVKIGKARIPTDFIIIKMDKEVEDPILLGRPFLATAGAIIDVKEGLIRLNISEGLTMNFDITNPSNLPTIGGQPFKIEDKADFGVLREEETSTAKVTSHEESVQHLKGVPDVTKDSEELDGEDFVQDEAQIKDPVETVKDPIELVKQSEPKAVKEPVVSDDKPARCLCDPCASVNLMPLSVATRLGFTSFKGCDISLILADRSVRLPNVETESSERDISDSTNVKTRLETPMSRSIEPHPSHSTVITPDSHADDWSEPKAPKVELKTLPSGLRYVFMGTNSTYPVIVNARLSDDEWNLLVTELKKYRRAIGYFLDDIKGISPSLCTHRINLENESYTSIEPQRRLNPNLKEVVKKEILKLLDAGVIYPIYDSTWVSPVHCVPKKGGITVIKNEKNELIPTRTITGHRMCIDYRKLNAVSRKDHFPLPFIDQILERLASHPYYCFLDGYSGFFQIPIHPNDQEKTTFTCPYGTFAYRRMPFGLCNAPATFQRCMTSIFSDLIKELVEVFMDDFSVYGSTFSSCLLNLSRISEKGIEVDKAKIEVMVQLQPPKPVKDIRSFLGHAGFYKRFIKDFSKIARPLTRLLCKEIEFEFDAACLEAFSKIKEALVSAPIVQAPNWDHPFEIMCDTSDFAVGAVLGQRIDKKLHVIYYSSRTLDETQGRYATTEKELLAVVCAFEKFRIYLVGSKVIVYTDHAALRHIYSKKDTKPRLLRWILLLQEFDMEIVDKKGIENGVTDHLSRMRIEDAVLIDDSMPEEQLLVAQTSPWYVDVMNYKVCGEIPDDMDPYRKKKFFREVNHYFWDEPYLYKRGSDGMFRRCIGECDACQRMGNITRRNEMPQNPILEVGIFDVWGIDFMGPFNTPSNGNVYILVAVDYVSKWVEAIASHTNDHKVVLKLFKSIIFPRYGIPRAVISNVQESARRDDGTHFINKVFESMLRKYGVKYKVSTVYHPQTSGQVEVSNKQIKGILSRIVRVSKKDWSVKLDETLWAYRTAFKTLIGRTPFQLVYGKTCHFPVEVEYKALWAINLLNLDIDTAQAKRTLDLHEHPHEKQRHCVCTHRVQPPPSSQSQPTTRPAKLRPSSQHPLTRPPPQHHARFNTAIRLSVHHRRLTSHFRTRQSSPYSSPQSSGVIPLLAVRECEIKQTCQSAH